The sequence below is a genomic window from Synechococcales cyanobacterium T60_A2020_003.
TTTTTCTCCAGCTCTGGCGTAATAAAGCGATCGCCTCGTTCCAGTTTGCCAATGTAATCCGCGCTGAGGTTGAGGAATCCGCCTAATTCCTTACGGCTCCAACCTTGACGCTCCCGCCCTTGCCGAATTTGTTCGCCCGTGAGTTCGGCAATCGCCGCTGGCGTATCGAGGGCAGATTTCAGCTTGCGGGGTTCCTTCACTCGACCTAGTAACTCTGGGATGGGATGCGGCGGCTTGATCGTCAGCTTAGCTTGCAGCAACCACTCGATCATCTTTTTCTGTCGCCAGTT
It includes:
- a CDS encoding helix-turn-helix domain-containing protein produces the protein YQVKTLLEEVLVKSQIEQALQDKHKARDLKNRWNSALNLLVSLGWQIEYDPETYPDWIRPGSQAPKPPNWRQKKMIEWLLQAKLTIKPPHPIPELLGRVKEPRKLKSALDTPAAIAELTGEQIRQGRERQGWSRKELGGFLNLSADYIGKLERGDRFITPELEKKLRKLLRITEPK